In Oncorhynchus clarkii lewisi isolate Uvic-CL-2024 chromosome 24, UVic_Ocla_1.0, whole genome shotgun sequence, one DNA window encodes the following:
- the LOC139382464 gene encoding gem-associated protein 4-like → MTELRLTQTMNQDSWLSCEKTAILQGGFLLANRLCQPASLSALQKEDWSKVAHPILQAVREICGQERGSCLSSVHWKKKIICVLWSKLLGRESEEDIEIGWRENPFFSLQNSLPDINRTVMFELVKLKGFSQIYAQLLLCLPSSHLSSELEKLVQHITRNSTEEDVRVLLEVWWELWKGSEGRREDDLDTVFTNQWTRLPNTTGLSPHAAKRFKSNPDTPTSTPFTNDVLSILFHALEELKEHLSTSDLCYRALSNCLDSLYTSHLIDQAIILPAEVQLQSLNSTVTVRKRHAGIEKFDLVQVISEAHSDLKAAHTPSQFKPCGMTLMQALQTVSQLTQAWEKRGLLEMTDSCDPSVLARRLKSCLARVLESLEELSMSETMDEGERQTLNNVQSTFRGLLVSLSFPDTESNAGEMAHIAVAIINHRLEGFQDFTTLFATELSWSLSVEEWISCLERNKNAFQRKDIVMKLVSTLIAKCQIDTEEVEHCRKLNDIIVNIFAELPLAEKNTTLAEMLTCSKKGLQGSLPHAVTEGFSEELNMAFNCIIQGGSAQNNLSLAVAAIARVAFQNPEATLRRCCHLAVVNHGAHSLLSKILQQLPGLRGGAPGCTEGTGSSAGSLLCSCLQDTAMTKLSSAKEEDQFLHFLVALMQPSISESGQSFLHPEEVVCAFVLPHLSPSGSSTCSLELCLRLLHSAFSLNFQDASPHWVMNCSPFPLLCVLCQLLNEGCGCWDLPAEGAPHHLSMESKVLLVTVLTALGKVVGREVASAPNTWSRALFWLYNKVEALDWTVRFHLKVVWGDHFKNEVPSSLLAVCELPEQEWSGLKLAQYGQGTGLLAWMECCALSDEVQDTMLTSLALDQHRPDDVNMFSKGLLVAVTQTLPWCTVAEWGRLLRAMRELLRSGRLHVPYSLEYVDFLPLLDLRPFSCELRLSVLLLRVLQLLCGSSCKDWLPGQGWAHVGLLYASAMREIIDSLRGKLSPSSSNKDPKEERAATTTASQEVLFVLSQLFCHVQHIQVMMPGGQCESLFLCALEILTHYEAVLAAHPSCCSHLETRNTRHFFTTITDNLDSAEMKAVLHQKIAQLSSSG, encoded by the exons ATGACTGAACTGCGCCTCACCCAAACAATGAATCAAG ATTCCTGGCTGAGCTGTGAGAAGACTGCCATTCTCCAGGGAGGCTTTCTGTTGGCCAACAGATTGTGCCAGCCAGCATCACTCAGTGCCCTGCagaaggaggactggagtaaggttgCCCACCCAATTCTACAGGCTGTCAGAGAAATATGTGGGCAGGAGCGAGGTAGCTGTCTGAGCAGTGTTCACTGGAAGAAGAAAATCATCTGCGTCTTATGGAGCAAATTACTGGGGCGGGAGAGCGAAGAGGACATAGAAATCGGCTGGAGGGAGAATCCATTCTTCTCTCTGCAGAACAGTCTACCTGACATTAACCGAACAGTGATGTTTGAGCTGGTCAAGTTGAAAGGCTTCTCTCAGATCTACGCCCAGCTGCTTTTGTGTCTGCCGTCGTCCCACCTGAGTTCTGAGCTAGAGAAGCTAGTTCAACACATCACCCGTAACAGCACTGAGGAGGACGTCCGCGTCCTGCTGGAGGTGTGGTGGGAGCTCTGGAAGGGCAGCGAGGGAAGGCGAGAGGACGATCTAGATACGGTCTTTACTAACCAGTGGACCCGCCTCCCCAACACCACTGGCCTCTCGCCTCATGCTGCCAAGAGATTCAAGTCAAACCCAGATACCCCAACATCAACACCATTCACCAATGATGTGCTGTCCATTCTTTTTCATGCTCTGGAGGAGCTGAAAGAGCATCTGAGCACCTCTGACCTTTGCTACCGTGCCCTATCCAACTGCCTCGACTCCCTGTACACCTCACATCTGATAGACCAAGCTATCATCCTCCCAGCTGAGGTGCAACTTCAGAGCCTGAACAGTACGGTGACTGTCAGAAAGAGGCATGCTGGGATAGAGAAGTTTGATCTGGTCCAGGTGATAAGCGAGGCCCACAGTGACCTGAAGGCAGCCCACACACCCTCCCAGTTTAAACCCTGTGGAATGACACTAATGCAAGCCCTGCAGACTGTCTCACAGCTCACTCAGGCCTGGGAGAAGAGAGGGCTGCTGGAGATGACAGACAGCTGTGACCCCAGTGTCTTGGCACGCCGTCTGAAAAGCTGTCTGGCCAGAGTGCTCGAGTCCCTAGAGGAACTTTCCATGTCTGAGACCATGGATGAGGGTGAGCGCCAGACACTGAACAATGTGCAAAGCACTTTTAGAGGCTTGTTAGTCTCACTGTCCTTCCCCGACACAGAGAGCAATGCTGGGGAAATGGCCCACATTGCCGTAGCCATCATTAACCACCGCTTGGAGGGCTTCCAAGATTTCACTACGCTATTTGCAACTGAACTGAGCTGGTCCCTGAGTGTGGAGGAGTGGATCAGCTGTTTGGAGAGAAACAAAAACGCATTCCAGCGAAAGGACATTGTCATGAAATTAGTCTCCACTCTCATTGCAAAGTGCCAAATAGATACTGAAGAAGTAGAGCACTGCAGAAAGCTGAATGACATTATTGTGAACATTTTCGCAGAGCTCCCCTTAGCTGAGAAAAACACAACATTAGCGGAAATGCTAACCTGCTCCAAGAAGGGTCTCCAGGGCTCTCTGCCCCATGCTGTGACGGAGGGCTTTAGTGAGGAGCTCAACATGGCGTTCAACTGCATCATCCAGGGTGGATCGGCGCAGAACAACCTCAGCTTGGCCGTGGCCGCCATAGCCCGTGTGGCCTTTCAGAACCCCGAGGCCACCCTGCGTCGGTGCTGCCATCTAGCGGTGGTGAACCATGGGGCCCACAGCCTCCTCTCCAAGATACTCCAGCAGCTCCCAGGGCTGAGGGGAGGTGCCCCCGGTTGCACAGAGGGGACGGGCAGTTCTGCGGGAAgcttactgtgcagctgtcttcaagATACTGCCATGACTAAACTGTCCTCGGCTAAGGAGGAGGACCAGTTCCTGCACTTCCTGGTTGCACTGATGCAGCCGAGCATTTCCGAGAGCGGACAGAGTTTCCTGCACCCTGAAGAGGTTGTGTGTGCCTTCGTCCTgcctcacctctccccctctggcTCTAGCACCTGCAGCCTGGAGCTGTGCCTGCGTTTGCTCCACTCTGCATTTTCTCTGAATTTCCAGGATGCATCTCCACACTGGGTCATGAACTGCTCCCCGTTCCCCCTCCTCTGCGTCCTCTGCCAGCTCCTGAACGAGGGCTGCGGGTGCTGGGATCTTCCTGCAGAGGGCGCACCACATCACTTATCCATGGAGTCCAAGGTGCTGCTCGTCACTGTGCTGACTGCATTGGGCAAGGTGGTGGGACGGGAGGTGGCCTCAGCCCCCAACACCTGGTCCAGAGCCCTTTTCTGGCTCTACAATAAGGTGGAGGCCCTGGACTGGACTGTTCGCTTCCACCTGAAGGTAGTGTGGGGGGATCACTTCAAAAACGAGGTGCCGTCCTCACTGTTGGCTGTGTGCGAGCTGCCGGAGCAGGAATGGTCTGGCCTAAAGTTGGCCCAGTATGGGCAGGGCACAGGGCTGCTGGCGTGGATGGAGTGCTGCGCTCTCTCTGACGAGGTTCAGGACACCATGCTGACCTCTCTGGCTCTGGACCAGCATCGGCCCGACGACGTCAACATGTTCAGCAAAGGCCTGCTGGTGGCTGTGACACAGACCCTACCCTGGTGCACCGTCGCCGAGTGGGGCAGGCTGCTGAGAGCCATGCGAGAGCTGCTCCGCTCAGGTCGTCTCCACGTGCCTTACTCTCTGGAGTACGTGGACTTTCTCCCCCTGCTGGACCTGCGGCCGTTCTCCTGCGAGCTGCGTCTGTCCGTGCTACTGCTGCGTGTCCTCCAGCTGCTCTGCGGCTCCAGCTGCAAAGACTGGCTTCCCGGCCAGGGCTGGGCCCACGTGGGGCTGCTGTACGCCAGCGCCATGAGAGAGATCATAGACTCCCTGAGGGGAAAGCTTTCGCCGTCTTCCTCCAACAAAGACCCAAAAGAAGAGAGGGCAGCTACCACCACCGCCAGCCAGGAGGTGCTATTTGTACTGAGCCAGCTCTTCTGCCATGTGCAGCACATTCAAGTGATGATGCCAGGCGGTCAGTGTGAGTCCCTGTTCCTGTGTGCACTGGAGATCCTGACCCACTACGAGGCAGTACTGGCCGCACACCCCAGCTGCTGCTCCCACCTGGAGACCAGGAACACTCGCCACTTCTTCACCACCATCACAGACAACCTGGACAGCGCCGAGATGAAGGCTGTGTTGCATCAGAAAATTGCTCAGCTGTCGTCTTCAGGTTGA
- the LOC139382465 gene encoding tapasin-related protein-like, with translation MSLNINILICLFLCGEVPGIQSFEQVPWLPCQLVDESVTFNDEGHAETEYQHRDAGLQFGHPGDSALNPNTITFLVTGSKVDMRKYIEGVVAHQLRCEIRRYNTEGLQMRWPGLGAQEHDIWFTCTIRHTDGVFIITSFLRHTPATPTPGQAHYRNWAAIADRAVLTTSTVMLVLTRSPSVRVGLVKQQSLHCQFDVDHKAADLTVEWRLQRHGERTTLFSHSSHSGQTKGSGVPLNAIGRGNASLTLPLTKQSSEGTYVCLVSVPPLFGSHDITLHIMEPPRVSLNVDSTIFLVDRGEQKVVCEAEGYYPLDVEMEWFREPSGGGGGLLPEKLDTVLYSSHRHHQDGTYSLSAFFLLHAFLHNSGSKYFCRVSHSSQRMPIRKSFTLIVTEYDSWNAALWLFFGFGSILVMVAILFVMLPRLSSARKANQHKPY, from the exons ATGAGTTTAAACATCAATATTCTTATCTGTTTATTTCTCTGTGGAG AGGTGCCAGGAATCCAGTCTTTCGAACAGGTGCCTTGGCTGCCCTGTCAGCTGGTGGATGAAAGTGTAACGTTCAATGATGAGGGACATGCTGAAACCGAGTACCAGCACAGAGACGCTGGGCTGCAGTTTGGCCATCCAGGGGACAGTGCTTTGAACCCTAATACGATCACCTTCCTTGTTACAG GCTCTAAGGTGGACATGAGGAAGTACATTGAAGGAGTAGTGGCGCACCAGCTGCGGTGTGAGATCCGCAGGTACAACACAGAGGGCCTCCAGATGCGTTGGCCAGGTTTAGGAGCCCAGGAGCATGACATCTGGTTCACCTGCACCATACGGCACACCGACGGCGTATTCATCATCACCAGCTTCCTCAGACACACCCCTGCAACGCCCACACCTGGCCAGGCACACTACCGCAACTGGGCCGCCATCGCAGACAGAGCGGTGCTAACCACTTCAA CTGTGATGCTAGTCCTCACCCGCTCTCCCTCTGTGCGGGTGGGCCTAGTGAAGCAACAGAGCCTGCATTGTCAGTTTGACGTGGACCACAAGGCAGCTGACCTGACAGTGGAATGGCGTTTGCAACGACACGGCGAACGCACCACGCTCTTCAGCCACTCCAGCCACTCGGGCCAGACAAAGGGGAGCGGGGTGCCGCTTAACGCCATCGGTAGGGGCAACGCATCCCTGACGCTCCCCCTCACCAAGCAGAGCAGCGAGGGGACGTATGTCTGCCTTGTCTCAGTGCCTCCGCTGTTTGGTAGCCATGACATCACTCTGCACATCATGG AGCCGCCTCGCGTGTCCTTGAACGTGGACTCTACCATCTTCCTGGTGGACAGGGGGGAGCAGAAGGTGGTGTGTGAGGCAGAGGGCTACTACCCCCTGGACGTGGAGATGGAGTGGTTCAGGGAGCccagtggtggaggtggaggcctCCTACCAGAGAAGCTGGACACTGTCCTGTACTCCAGCCACCGCCACCACCAGGACGGGACCTACTCTCTGTCGGCCTTCTTCCTGCTCCACGCTTTCCTGCATAACTCGGGCTCCAAGTACTTCTGCAGGGTGTCTCACAGCTCCCAGCGCATGCCCATTCGCAAAAGCTTCACCCTCATCGTCACAG AGTATGACAGTTGGAACGCTGCACTGTGGTTGTTCTTTGGCTTTGGATCCATCTTGGTCATGGTGGCCATTTTGTTTGTGATGTTACCCCGCCTGAGCTCAG CAAGAAAAGCTAATCAG CACAAGCCCTACTGA
- the LOC139382466 gene encoding TLC domain-containing protein 3A-like: MYMLACGVVFFPGLFFISRKVLESAFKNWNDADVFVVSGRLLSSIYATLATIVGFIIATASNDVMSDRHRLTNEFVWFGAPYMAFDIYAMYLSNYHSQKVRGHEAYMKHSLLTIKLFLLRHPLLVFHHMVLLTVFMPITLFLRTGLGGDFFIGCFFMAEFSTPFVSLGKVLIQLGLEDSWLHRVNGVMVLLSFFTCRILLFPYMYWVYGQQYTIPFHEVPFHLQLHCNLANLSLLAPQIYWFVLLCRKAYRLYLRQTGSTGQPSHKDGSKTD; the protein is encoded by the exons ATGTATATGTTAGCTTGTGGCGTTGTATTTTTCCCGGGACTGTTCTTCATATCCAGGAAAGTGCTTGAATCCGCTTTCAAAAATTGGAATGATGCAGATGTGTTTGTGGTCAGCGGAAG GTTGCTGTCCTCTATCTATGCAACTCTGGCTACTATTGTTGGGTTCATAATTGCTACTGCCTCCAATGATGTGATGTCTGACAG GCACAGACTGACCAATGAATTTGTGTGGTTTGGCGCCCCTTACATGGCCTTTGATATCTACGCCATGTATCTGAGTAACTACCACAGTCAAAAGGTCAGAGGGCACGAGGCGTACATGAAGCACTCCCTCCTTACCATCAAGCTGTTCCTCCTCCGGCATCCCCTGCTGGTGTTTCATCACATGGTCCTCCTCACGGTCTTTATGCCCATCACTCTG TTCCTCAGGACCGGCCTAGGTGGAGACTTCTTCATTGGCTGTTTCTTCATGGCTGAATTCAGCACTCCGTTTGTCTCATTAGGAAAGGTTCTGATCCAG TTGGGACTAGAGGACTCATGGCTTCACCGCGTCAATGGTGTGATGGTTCTGCTGAGTTTCTTCACCTGCCGTATCCTGCTCTTCCCCTACATGTACTGGGTGTATGGTCAGCAGTACACCATTCCCTTCCACGAAGTGCCTTTCCATCTACAGCTCCACTGCAACTTAGCCAACCTATCCTTACTAGCACCTCAGATCTACTGGTTTGTGCTGCTGTGTCGCAAGGCCTATCGCCTCTACCTGCGTCAGACTGGGTCAACGGGTCAACCTTCTCATAAAGATGGCTCAAAGACAGATTAG